The following coding sequences lie in one Anoplolepis gracilipes chromosome 4, ASM4749672v1, whole genome shotgun sequence genomic window:
- the Uif gene encoding uncharacterized protein Uif isoform X1 gives MLIRELAAVWVAVLLCHLQLTESQVPTANVFTCPNGWELRGIHCYKFFNIRHSWEKAAELCRRYGSELMVVESYSENNMSASMISRHLDHYWLGLASLDDLRTNTLESAAGMLVSQYAGFWAPKQPNPDSGECVDVALTDDRQTWELTTCESLLPFMCRANACPSGSFHCSNGKCINAAFKCDKQDDCGDYSDELDCPANCQYYMASSGDVVESPNYPHKYAPLSNCKWTLEGPQGHNILLQFQEFETEKSFDIVQILVGGRTEEKSVNLATLSGKQELSNKLFVSASNFMIIKFSTDASVERKGFRASWKTEPQTCGGILRATPQGQVLTSPGYPQNYPGGLECLYILQAQPGRIMSVEIEDLDLEMNRDYILVRDGDSPMSRPIARLTGKSEDNPAVIMSTGNNLYLYFKTSLGDSKRGFSIRFTQGCKATIIARNGTVQSPSYGLNDYPNNQECLYRIKNPDRGPLSLKFLSFNVHKTDYVQIYDGSNTNGLRLHPGSGFTSNTRPKITLTAESGEMLVRFTSDALHSNAGWQAEFSADCPPLQPGEGALASSRDTAFGTIVTFSCPLGQEFATGKSRISTECLPGGNWSVTYIPKCQEVYCGPVPQIDNGFSIGSSNVTYRGLATYQCYAGFAFPSGRPTEIISCLADGRWEKKPSCLASQCAPLPEAPHSNITILNGGGRSYGTIVRFECEPGYVRSGHPVILCMSNGTWSDEVPTCSRARCPLLPTIKNGFVVDTGRDYYFGDEARVQCNRGYKLIGSNIIQCGSYQRFDNVPTCEDINECASSQCDLASTECINNPGAFTCKCKPGFAPTMECRPIGDLGLINGGIPDESITVSGAEKGYTKTGIRLNNGDGWCGNNLEPGANWVLIDMKAPTIIRGFRTQVVARLDGTIAYTSAVRIQHTNDLTDVFKEYGTNSNPKNDTTPVEFRILEATLSVLNLPIPIETRYIKFKVENYTGAPCMKLEIMGCTRLECADINECAIENGGCQQKCINSPGSYSCMCNTGFELYKGNGTAGFNLAKSETGERDGDLYQRNKTCVPMMCPSLTSPENGKLLSTKEQHHFGDFVRFQCNFGYVLSGPSALICTSSGVWNGTIPECQYAKCVSLPDDKNEGLSVIRNDETSVLVPFKQNVTLKCGNNGRYLRNTASSSFRQCVYDPKSGLPDYWLSGLQPACPRVDCGKPLPTPGAEYGKYLDSKYQSSFFFGCQDTFKLAGQTNRNDNVVRCQANGVWDFGNLRCEGPVCEDPGRPSDGYQLARSYEQGSEVQFGCSRPGYILINPRPIGCIREPECKVVKPLGLTSGRIPDSAINATSERPNYEARNVRLNSVTGWCGKPEVFAYVSVDLGRIHRVKAILVKGVITNDIVGRPTEIRFFYKQSESENYVVYFPNFNLTMRDPGNYGELAMITLPKYVQARFVILGIVSYIDNACLKFELMGCEEPLEEPLLGYDYGFSPCVDNEPPVFQNCPQQPIVVQKGADGELLPVNFTIPTAIDNSGSIARLEVKPQSFKTPIRIFEDTVVKYVAFDYDGNVAICEINITVPDITPPKLSCPQSYVIELIDRQESYSINFNETRRRINATDASGPVKISFVPERAMIRVGSFENVTVYATDSSGNRATCHFQVSVQATPCVDWELKPPANGNLKCIPGDKALQCIATCRAGYRFTDGASVKTFGCDVNKRWTPSSMVPDCVSENTQQADYHVIASVTYRANGALSRACLPMYQDLMTQHYTNINNILTQRCSGLSVNMNVSFIKSTPFLIEENVLKMDFVLVIVPAVRQTQLYEHCGNTLSLIFDLSVPTSAVIEPLLNVSAIGNQCPPLRALKSSSSKGFTCSVGEVLNMDTNDVPRCLYCPAGTFAGEKQKQCTACLKGFYQNSDRQGSCLRCPFGTYTKEEGSKDINDCVPVCGYGTYSPTGLVPCLECPRNSYTGEPPIGGYKDCQTCPAGTFTYQPAAPGRDRCRAKCSPGMYSDTGLAPCAQCPKNFFQPQHGATTCIECPTNMYTDGSGSVGREECKPVQCTDNVCQHGGLCVSMGHGMHCFCPAGFSGRRCEIDIDECASQPCYNGATCIDLPQGYRCQCANGYSGINCQEEKSDCTNDTCPERAMCKDEPGFNNYTCLCRSGYTGVDCDITINPCTASGNPCNNGATCVALQQGRYKCDCLPGWEGQSCEINTDDCAERPCLLGANCTDLINDFVCDCPPGFTGKRCHEKIDLCSGNPCLNGICVDKLFSHECICHAGWTGAACESNINECVSKPCRNNGQCIDQIGDYTCTCEPGYTGKQCQHTIDDCASDPCQNGATCLDQIDGFVCNCRPGYVGLQCEAEIDECLSDPCNPVGTDRCVDLDNTFVCHCREGYTGASCETDIDDCKSNPCLNNARCIDEIGGFKCVCPEGWTGTHCQIDVGTCQHRPCQNDAACVDLFMDYFCVCPSGTDGKQCETAPERCIGNPCMHHGRCQDFGSGLNCTCPDDYTGIGCQYEYDACQAGACKNGATCIDEGLGFTCICPPGYTGKTCEEDIIDCKENSCPPSATCIDLTGKFFCQCPFNLTGDDCRKSIQVDYDLYFSDPARSSASQIIPFFTGSTKSLTIAMWVQFTQRDEAGIFFTLYAVSSPHVPTNRRLMIQAHSNGVQIALFHDLQDVYLPFKEYATINDGQWHHVAVVWNGENGGELTLITEGLIASKTEGYGSGRSLPAYAWAVLGKPQSENIKGYTESGFQGHLTKVQVWSRALHVTNEIQKQVRDCRTEPVLYQGLVLTWAGYDETVGGVERIVPSHCGQRVCPPGYGGNRCQQLEADKIPPKVEHCPGDLWVIARNGSSIVTWDEPRFSDNVGITRIQEKNGHRSGQTLMWGTYDISYVAYDQVGNSASCSFKVYVLSDFCPMLDDPIGGMQQCKDWGSGGQFKVCEISCNVGLRFSQEVPKFYTCGAEGFWRPTNDPSLPLVYPACTSSTSAQRVFKIKMNFPTSVLCNEAGQGVLKQKVRNAVNSLNRDWNFCSYSYEGTRECKDLHIDVQCDHRVRTTRETNEEDGGTYVVSAIVSAEPTRQGRQGSDTYEVEISFPAINDPILNANSNERSTVQMLLEKLILEEDQFDVHDILPNTVPDPASLILESDYACPIGQVVMAPDCVPCAVGTYYDEETTHCVSCPKGTYQSESGQLKCNSCPVIAGRPSVTMGPGARSAADCKERCPAGKYYDDLAGLCRNCGHGFYQPNEGSFSCLLCGLGKTTRTAEAVSREECRDECGSGQQLAVEGKCEPCPRGTYRTQGVQAACQSCPLGRTTPNMGSAAIEECSLPVCEPGTYLNGSLNDCVECKKGTYQPEPQQTFCIPCPPNTSTKGSAATKKVDCTNPCETSGAEMHCDANAYCLLIPETSDFKCECKPGYNGTGTVCTDVCLGYCDNEGACLKDSRGQPSCRCSGSFTGKHCTEKSEFFYITGGIAGGVILIIIVVLLVWMICVRASRKKEPKKMLTPATDQNGSQVNFYYGAPTPYAESIAPSHHSTYAHYYDDEEDGWEMPNFYNETYMKESLHNGKMNSLARSNASIYGTKDDLYDRLKRHAYTGKKDKSDSDSEGQ, from the exons ATGCTGATAAGAGAATTGGCGGCTGTTTGGGTCGCCGTCCTCTTGTGCCATCTTCAGCTAACGGAGTCTCAG GTTCCTACTGCAAATGTCTTCACCTGTCCAAACG GATGGGAACTACGAGGCATACACTGTTATAAATTCTTCAACATCAGGCATTCCTGGGAAAAAGCAGCGGAATTATGCAGGAG ATACGGAAGCGAATTAATGGTGGTCGAGTCGTACAGCGAGAACAACATGTCGGCGAGCATGATCAGCCGGCATTTGGATCATTACTGGCTAGGTCTTGCTTCACTCGACGATTTACGGACCAACACACTCGAATCCGCCGCGGGAATGCTCGTCTCTCAATATGCCG gtTTCTGGGCGCCGAAGCAACCGAATCCAGATTCGGGCGAATGCGTAGACGTCGCCTTGACGGATGACAGACAAACGTGGGAATTGACCACGTGCGAGTCACTTCTTCCTTTCATGTGTCGTGCCAATGCCTGTCCTTCCG GCTCGTTCCACTGTTCGAACGGCAAATGCATCAACGCGGCGTTCAAGTGCGACAAGCAGGACGACTGCGGCGATTACTCCGACGAGCTGGATTGTCCGGCTAATTGTCAATATTATATGGCGAGCAGCGGCGACGTTGTGGAGAGTCCGAATTACCCGCATAAATATGCACCCCTCAGCAATTGCAAGTGGACGCTCGAAGGCCCTCAAGGACACAACATTCTTCTGCAG TTTCAAGAATTCGAGACGGAGAAGAGCTTCGACATAGTGCAGATTCTAGTAGGTGGTAGAACCGAGGAGAAGTCCGTGAACCTCGCGACCCTTTCCGGCAAACAAGAACTTAGCAACAAACTCTTCGTCTCGGCCTCGAACTTTATGATTATCAAGTTCAGCACCGACGCTTCGGTGGAGAGAAAAGGTTTCCGCGCTTCTTGGAAAACTGAACCGCAGACTTGCGGCGGAATTCTCAGAGCAACACCGCAAGGACAGGTGCTCACGTCTCCGGGATATCCGCAGAATTATCCTGGAGGACTCGAATGCCTGTATATTCTACAGGCTCAGCCAGGACGCATAATGTCTGTGGAG ATCGAGGACTTGGATCTCGAGATGAATCGAGATTACATTCTTGTGAGGGACGGAGATTCGCCTATGAGCCGACCGATCGCGCGTCTCACGGGAAAATCAGAGGACAATCCGGCAGTAATTATGTCCACCGGAaacaatttgtatttgtaCTTTAAAACGAGTCTCGGCGATTCCAAGCGTGGTTTCAGCATTCGTTTCACGCAAGGCTGCAAGGCTACGATTATCGCGAGAAACGGCACGGTTCAGTCGCCTTCTTACGGCCTCAACGATTATCCTAACAATCAGGAATGTTTGTACAGAATCAAAAATCCGGATAGAGGACCGCTCTCGCTGAAATTTCTCAGTTTCAACGTTCACAAGACCGACTACGTGCAG ATATACGACGGTTCCAACACAAACGGTCTGCGCTTACATCCCGGAAGCGGTTTCACCTCTAACACCCGACCCAAGATCACGCTCACTGCGGAAAGCGGAGAAATGCTTGTCAGATTCACCTCCGATGCTTTGCACAGCAACGCTGGCTGGCAAGCTGAATTTTCTGCcg actGTCCACCGTTGCAACCCGGCGAGGGAGCTTTAGCGTCGAGTCGAGACACAGCTTTCGGCACGATAGTTACGTTCTCCTGCCCGCTAGGACAAGAATTTGCCACAGGGAAATCGAGAATCTCTACCGAGTGTCTTCCCGGAGGAAACTGGTCCGTTACGTACATTCCCAAATGTCAGGAAGTATACTGCGGTCCCGTACCTCAAATCGACAATGGATTTTCGATTGGCTCTTCAAACGTTACTTATCGCGGACTGGCGACTTATCAGTGTTACGCGGGATTCGCGTTTCCTTCCGGAAGGCCGACGGAGATAATCTCATGTCTGGCGGATGGAAGATGGGAAAAGAAGCCGTCGTGTTTAG CATCTCAATGTGCTCCGCTACCGGAAGCTCCTCATTCTAACATAACTATCTTGAACGGAGGTGGTCGAAGTTACGGCACGATTGTTAGATTCGAATGCGAACCTGGTTACGTACGAAGCGGACATCCCGTCATCCTTTGCATGAGCAACGGTACCTGGTCCGACGAAGTGCCAACGTGTTCTC GTGCTAGATGCCCGCTGCTGCCGACAATTAAAAACGGATTTGTCGTCGACACTGGTAGAGATTATTATTTCGGTGATGAAGCCAGGGTGCAATGCAACAGAGGCTACAAACTAATTGGATcgaatataatacaatgcggatCCTATCAACGATTCGATAACGTACCGACTTGCGAAG ACATAAACGAGTGTGCATCGAGCCAATGCGACCTGGCGTCCACGGAGTGCATAAACAATCCAGGTGCATTCACTTGCAAGTGTAAGCCAGGCTTCGCACCGACCATGGAGTGTCGACCTATCGGCGATCTCGGGCTCATCAATGGAGGAATTCCCGATGAATCAATCACGGTTTCGGGTGCGGAAAAAGGATACACAAAAACC GGAATTCGTTTAAACAACGGAGACGGCTGGTGCGGCAACAACCTCGAACCGGGCGCAAACTGGGTGTTAATCGATATGAAGGCACCGACGATCATTCGCGGCTTCCGCACGCAGGTCGTAGCCAGGTTGGACGGGACGATCGCGTACACGTCAGCCGTGCGGATTCAGCACACGAACGATCTGACGGACGTTTTCAAGGAGTACGGCACGAATTCAAATCCGAAAAACGACACCACGCCGGTGGAGTTTAGAATTTTAGAAGCGACGCTTTCCGTTCTCAATCTGCCTATACCAATCGAGACGcgctatataaaattcaaggTAGAGAATTACACCGGTGCGCCGTGCATGAAGCTGGAGATTATGGGTTGCACGAGGCTGGAATGCGCTGATATCAACGAGTGCGCCATCGAGAACGGCGGCTGCCAACAAAAGTGCATCAACAGTCCTGGCAGCTATTCCTGCATGTGCAATACTGGTTTTGAATTATACAAGGGCAACGGCACAGCTGGATTCAATCTGGCCAAATCTGAAACCGGCGAGAGAGACGGTGATCTCTATCAGAGAAACAAAACGTGCGTACCGATGATGTGCCCTTCATTAACGTCGCcggaaaatggaaaattacTCTCGACTaag GAACAGCATCATTTTGGTGATTTTGTCAGATTCCAGTGTAATTTTGGTTACGTATTATCAGGACCTTCGGCTTTAATTTGTACTTCTTCCGGTGTTTGGAACGGAACTATTCCTGAATGCCAAT ATGCAAAATGCGTGTCACTACCGGACGATAAAAATGAAGGCCTTTCCGTGATACGAAACGATGAAACCAGCGTACTAGTGCCTTTTAAACAGAACGTCACTCTCAAGTGCGGCAATAATGGCCGCTACTTGCGTAACACAGCTTCTTCCTCTTTTCGACAATGCGTGTACGATCCCAAGTCCGGCTTACCTGATTATTGGCTGTCCGGTTTGCAGCCAGCTTGTCCCCGCGTGGACTGCGGCAAACCTCTTCCTACGCCTGGCGCCGAGTACGGCAAGTATCTCGATTCCAAGTATCAGTCGTCCTTCTTCTTCGGTTGTCAGGACACCTTCAAATTGGCCGGTCAAACCAACCGTAACGATAATGTCGTACGTTGCCAAGCAAACGGCGTCTGGGACTTTGGAAATCTGAGATGCGAGGGTCCGGTTTGCGAGGACCCTGGCAGACCAAGCGACGGTTATCAACTAGCGCGAAGCTACGAACAAGGTTCGGAAGTGCAGTTTGGTTGCAGCAGACCCGGCTACATCCTTATCAATCCACGACCGATTGGCTGCATTCGCGAGCCCGAATGCAAGGTCGTCAAACCGCTCGGCCTTACTTCCGGACGAATTCCGGACTCGGCGATAAACGCTACTTCCGAACGACCCAATTACGAAGCCAGGAATGTCCGATTAAATTCCGTGACCGGCTGGTGCGGCAAACCGGAAGTCTTCGCCTACGTCAGCGTCGATCTCGGTCGTATCCATCGAGTGAAAGCGATCCTAGTGAAGGGCGTCATCACCAACGACATTGTCGGAAGACCTACAGAAATTCGATTCTTCTACAAACAGTCGGAGAGCGAGAATTACGTCGTCTATTTCCCGAACTTCAATCTGACAATGCGCGATCCAGGAAATTACGGCGAGCTGGCGATGATTACTCTGCCAAAATACGTGCAGGCTCGTTTTGTTATTCTCGGTATTGTCAGCTATATAGACAACGCTTGTTTGAAGTTTGAGCTGATGGGATGCGAGGAACCATTAGAGGAGCCATTGTTGGGTTACGATTATGGATTCTCTCCATGCGTAGATAATGAGCCGCCGGTATTTCAGAACTGCCCGCAGCAACCGATAGTCGTGCAAAAGGGAGCCGATGGCGAATTACTTCCGGTGAATTTCACAATTCCAACGGCCATCGACAACAGTGGAAGTATCGCTCGACTGGAAGTAAAGCCGCAGAGCTTCAAAACTCCTATTCGGATCTTCGAGGACACGGTCGTGAAATATGTTGCTTTCGATTACGACGGCAACGTTGCCATCtgcgaaattaatattaccgTGCCCg aTATAACTCCGCCGAAATTGAGCTGTCCCCAGAGCTACGTCATCGAATTGATCGATCGGCAAGAAAGTTACTCCATCAATTTCAACGAAACACGTAGACGTATCAACGCAACGGACGCATCTGGTCCcgtgaaaatttcttttgtgcCAGAACGTGCGATGATTCGAGTCGGTAGCTTTGAAAACGTAACAGTTTATGCAACAGACTCGAGCGGTAATCGAGCAACTTGTCACTTCCAAGTTTCGGTCCAAGCGACGCCCTGCGTCGATTGGGAATTGAAACCGCCAGCTAATGGCAATCTAAAATGTATCCCTGGAGATAAGGCACTGCAATGTATAGCAACTTGTAGGGCTGGATATAGATTCACGGACGGTGCGTCAGTAAAGACGTTCGGATGCGACGTTAACAAACGGTGGACGCCTTCGTCGATGGTACCCGACTGTGTTTCCGAAA ACACGCAACAAGCTGATTATCATGTAATCGCCTCGGTAACTTATCGCGCGAATGGTGCCCTTTCTCGAGCTTGTTTGCCAATGTATCAGGATCTCATGACTCAACATTATAcgaatatcaataatattttaactcaaCGTTGCTCCGGTCTCAGTGTAAACATGAATGTATCTTTCATCAAATCGACGCCTTTCTTGATCGAAGAAAATGTTCTCAag ATGGATTTTGTCTTGGTAATCGTACCGGCAGTGCGTCAAACGCAATTATACGAACATTGCGGCAACACATTGAGTCTGATTTTCGATTTATCGGTTCCTACGAGTGCGGTTATCGAGCCACTGTTAAATGTCTCGGCGATCGGCAATCAATGTCCGCCTCTTCGTGCTCTCAAATCATCTAGCAGCAAAGGTTTCACTTGCAGCGTCGGTGAAGTATTAAACATGGATACCAACGATGTTCCTCGTTGTC tGTACTGTCCGGCCGGAACCTTCGCCGGTGAGAAACAGAAGCAGTGTACAGCCTGTCTAAAGGGCTTCTATCAAAACAGCGACCGTCAGGGTTCTTGCTTGCGCTGTCCGTTCGGTACTTATACGAAGGAGGAAGGTTCGAAGGACATAAACGATTGTGTACCAGTTTGCGGTTACGGCACGTATTCGCCTACTGGTCTGGTGCCTTGCCTGGAGTGTCCTAGAAACAGCTACACCGGCGAGCCGCCGATAGGCGGCTACAAGGACTGCCAGACTTGTCCAGCCGGCACGTTCACGTATCAACCGGCCGCTCCTGGTCGCGATCGTTGTCGTGCCAAGTGTTCCCCAGGCATGTACTCGGACACGGGATTAGCCCCGTGTGCTCAGTGCCCCAAGAACTTCTTCCAGCCTCAGCATGGCGCGACCACCTGCATCGAGTGTCCCACAAACATGTACACGGACGGATCCGGCTCGGTGGGTCGCGAGGAATGCAAACCTGTTCAGTGCACTGACAACGTATGCCAGCACGGCGGTCTCTGCGTGTCAATGGGACACGGCATGCATTGTTTCTGCCCAGCTGGATTCTCCGGAAGACGTTGCGAGATCGACATCGATGAGTGCGCGTCTCAACCGTGTTACAACGGTGCGACTTGCATCGATTTGCCACAAGGCTACAGATGCCAGTGCGCTAACGGTTATTCCGGTATCAATTGTCAGGAAGAAAAATCGGACTGTACCAACGACACGTGTCCAGAGAGAGCCATGTGCAAAGATGAGCCTGGATTTAACAATTACACTTGCCTCTGTCGATCTGGATACACCGGAGTCGATTGCGATATCACT aTCAATCCATGCACAGCTAGCGGAAACCCTTGCAACAATGGTGCGACGTGTGTAGCTCTTCAACAAGGCCGCTACAAGTGCGACTGTCTTCCAGGATGGGAAGGTCAGAGCTGCGAGATCAACACTGACGATTGCGCCGAGCGACCCTGCCTGCTCGGTGCCAACTGCACTGATTTGATCAATGACTTTGTCTGCGATTGTCCGCCCGGATTCACCGGTAAACGCTGCCACGAGAAGATCGACCTGTGCTCGGGCAATCCTTGTCTGAATGGCATCTGCGTGGATAAACTCTTCAGTCATGAATGCATTTGTCATGCGGGATGGACCGGCGCGGCTTGCGAGAGCAACATCAACGAGTGTGTTTCGAAACCATGCAGGAATAACGGCCAGTGCATTGACCAAATTGGCGATTATACCTGCACCTGCGAGCCTGGTTATACCGGCAAACAGTGTCAGCACACGATCGATGACTGTGCGTCCGATCCTTGCCAGAACGGTGCCACATGCTTGGACCAAATAGACGGATTCGTCTGCAACTGTAGACCCGGCTATGTCGGACTGCAGTGCGAAGCGGAAATCGATGAGTGCCTCAGCGATCCTTGCAATCCGGTTGGTACCGATCGTTGCGTGGATCTCGACAATACTTTTGTCTGTCATTGCCGTGAGGGTTACACAGGCGCGTCGTGTGAGACTGACATTGATGACTGCAAGTCCAATCCGTGCCTGAACAACGCAAGGTGCATAGATGAAATTGGCGGTTTCAAGTGCGTTTGTCCAGAGGGATGGACCGGAACTCACTGTCAAATAGACGTCGGTACGTGCCAGCATCGACCGTGTCAGAACGATGCCGCATGCGTGGACTTGTTCATGGATTACTTCTGCGT cTGCCCATCCGGTACCGACGGCAAGCAATGCGAAACAGCACCGGAACGTTGCATCGGAAATCCGTGCATGCATCATGGTCGTTGTCAAGATTTTGGTTCAGGTTTGAACTGTACCTGCCCCGACGATTACACAGGTATCGGCTGTCAATATGAATATGACGCCTGTCAAGCTGGTGCTTGCAAAAACGGTGCTACTTGCATCGACGAGGGCCTTGGATTCACCTGCATATGTCCGCCAGGATATACag GCAAAACATGCGAAGAAGACATAATCGACTGCAAAGAGAATTCTTGTCCGCCATCGGCGACCTGTATCGATCTCACCGGCAAATTCTTCTGCCAATGTCCGTTTAATTTAACTGGCGACGATTGCAGGAAAT CCATCCAAGTCGATTATGACTTGTACTTTAGCGATCCGGCACGAAGCAGTGCTTCCCAAATTATTCCATTTTTCACTGGTTCCACAAAAAGCCTGACTATTGCTATGTGGGTGCAATTTACTCAGAGAGATGAAGCTGGAATTTTCTTCACTCTTTATGCCGTCAG CTCGCCGCACGTTCCAACAAACCGCAGACTTATGATCCAAGCACACAGTAATGGAGTTCAGATAGCCCTCTTCCACGACTTGCAAGACGTATATCTGCCATTCAAAGAATACGCGACCATAAACGATGGACAATGGCATCACGTTGCAGTTGTGTGGAACGGGGAAAATGGCGGAGAGCTCACTCTAATTACGGAGGGTCTCATCGCTAGCAAGACCGAGGGCTACGGTAGCGGCAGATCACTTCCAGCGTA cgCGTGGGCCGTGTTAGGTAAACCACAGAGCGAGAACATAAAGGGCTACACGGAATCGGGTTTCCAAGGTCATCTGACAAAAGTGCAAGTCTGGAGCCGCGCTTTGCACGTGACAAATGAGATTCAGAAACAGGTGCGCGACTGCCGTACGGAACCGGTTCTCTATCAAGGTCTGGTGTTAACATGGGCAGGATACGACGAGACCGTAGGTGGTGTCGAGAGAATCGTGCCGTCGCATTGTGGACAGCGAGTGTGTCCGCCCGGTTACGGCGGCAACAGGTGCCAGCAACTCGAGGCTGACAAGATTCCGCCCAAGGTGGAACACTGTCCGGGCGATCTCTGGGTGATCGCGCGAAACGGATCGTCCATCGTCACCTGGGACGAGCCGCGTTTCAGCGACAATGTCGGCATCACAAGGATACAGGAGAAGAACGGACACCGATCCGGGCAGACTCTGATGTGGGGCACTTATGATATTAGTTACGTGGCTTACGATCAAGTCGGAAATTCGGCCAGCTGCAGTTTCAAAGTTTACGTATTGT CGGACTTTTGCCCAATGTTGGACGATCCCATCGGTGGCATGCAACAGTGCAAAGACTGGGGCTCGGGTGGCCAATTCAAGGTCTGCGAAATTTCTTGCAACGTCGGACTTCGATTTTCGCAGGAGGTTCCCAAGTTCTACACATGCGGTGCGGAAGGCTTCTGGAGGCCCACCAATGATCCTAGTCTACCTCTGGTGTATCCTGCTTGtacaa gCTCTACGTCAGCGCAAAGGgtcttcaaaattaaaatgaacttCCCGACATCGGTGCTCTGCAACGAGGCCGGTCAGGGTGTGCTTAAGCAGAAGGTTCGAAACGCCGTGAATTCACTAAACAGAGACTGGAACTTCTGTTCGTACTCTTACGAAG GAACTCGCGAGTGCAAAGATCTTCATATCGATGTGCAATGCGATCATCGCGTACGCACGACGAGAGAAACGAACGAGGAAGACGGCGGAACGTACGTGGTTTCCGCCATTGTGTCTGCAGAACC AACGAGACAGGGTCGCCAAGGCAGTGACACCTACGAGGTGGAGATCTCGTTCCCAGCGATAAA TGATCCGATCCTGAATGCTAATTCGAACGAACGCTCGACCGTGCAGATGttgcttgaaaaattaattctagaaGAGGATCAGTTTGACGTTCACGATATTCTGCCCAACACTGTGCCAGATCCTGCGTCTCTCATCCTGGAATCCGATTATGCCTGCCCGATTGGACAAGTTGTCATGGCGCCAGATTGCG TACCATGCGCGGTAGGCACTTATTATGACGAAGAGACGACGCACTGCGTGTCCTGTCCCAAGGGCACTTACCAGAGCGAGTCTGGACAGTTGAAATGCAATTCCTGTCCAGTGATCGCCGGCCGTCCCAGCGTGACAATGGGTCCTGGCGCTCGTAGCGCAGCTGATTGCAAGGAGCGATGTCCGGCCGGCAAATACTACGACGACTTGGCCGGTCTCTGTCGCAACTGTGGTCACGGATTCTACCAACCGAACGAGGGCAGCTTCTCGTGTCTGCTGTGTGGTCTCGGAAAAACCACGAGGACCGCCGAGGCGGTGTCCCGCGAGGAATGCCGGGACGAGTGCGGATCCGGACAGCAGTTGGCAGTCGAGGGAAAATGCGAGCCTTGCCCACGTGGCACGTATCGCACTCAGGGAGTGCAAGCTGCCTGCCAATCTTGTCCTCTCGGCAGAACAACCCCGAATATGGGATCGGCCGCGATAGAAGAATGCTCGCTTCCGGTCTGCGAGCCTGGAACTTACCTCAACGGAAGCCTCAACGATTGCGTGGAGTGCAAGAAGGGAACGTATCAACCGGAACCGCAGCAGACCTTCTGCATCCCTTGCCCGCCGAACACCAGCACCAAAGGATCCGCTgct ACGAAGAAGGTAGACTGCACGAACCCGTGCGAGACGAGCGGCGCGGAGATGCACTGCGATGCAAACGCATATTGTCTACTTATACCAGAGACGAGCGACTTCAAATGCGAGTGCAAGCCCGGATACAATGGCACGGGAACCGTTTGCACAGACGTTTGTCTTGGCTACTGCGATAACGAGGGTGCCTGTCTCAAGGACTCTCGCGGACAACCCTCGTGCAGATGCAGCGGCAGCTTCACTGGCAAACATTGCACGGAAAAATCCGAGTTCTTCTACATCACCGGTGGCATAGCAGGAGgtgttattttgataattattgtgGTGCTGCTCGTCTGGATGATTTGCGTCAG AGCCTCTAGAAAGAAGGAACCGAAGAAAATGCTCACCCCAGCGACTGACCAGAATGGCTCTCAGGTAAACTTCTATTATGGTGCGCCGACACCATACGCCGAGTCGATAGCGCCGTCACATCATAGTACATATGCTCATTATTACGACGATGAGGAAGATGGATGGGAAATGCCCAACTTTTATAACGAGACTTACATGAAAG AGAGCCTACACAACGGGAAAATGAATAGTCTTGCCCGATCGAACGCCAGTATTTACGGCACGAAAGACGATCTTTACGACAGACTGAAGCGTCATGCGTATACCGGTAAAAAAG ATAAGAGCGACAGCGACAGCGAAGGCCAGTGA